A region of the Channa argus isolate prfri chromosome 3, Channa argus male v1.0, whole genome shotgun sequence genome:
aaaactatattttttatgatgtacTTCTTTGACTTCTTTCTTCATTACACCCTCCAGCGTGTCCAGCTATCTGAACACATAACAATGCACATCCCAGAAACCAAACACCATGTATGTCTTCATTTTTAGCTCTTTCTGCAACAGTtgcacaggggaaaaaaaagattatcaCCCAGCACTGATCTGCTCATTGAAGTCAAACATGGCATGTACAGAAATCACAGATGCTGTTTCCACTTAATATGCTTCACGGGCTGAATGCACACAAACCTGCAGCCACGATCGCATGTGTCTCTCTCGTCCTTGTTTGTAGTACAGTTCCATTGTTTCTGAATCAGATTTGGGATCTGGCTAACGGAGATGCAAATATGTGGTTAACCCTAATGTACCTGcatgactgtgggaggaagggCGATTTTCACAGGTAGGTAGAGCTATAGGCTAAATGTTAATGGGGCTCGGAAGCTGCAGTAACGTGATGTCAAGAGtccttgtgttgtgttgttgttggggtCTTTGTCTGCATAGATCACCGGTTCTGCTGTGATAGTCATTTCTTGTGTGGGACTGTCTTGACGCACATCTACATCTGCAAACATAGTCCTACATGTACAGTAGGTAGGAATTCAAGAAGCACATCCCACAGTAAACATTCAGCTTTAGTCCTGCAGGTCAGTTTAGTTCTTTTCCATTAATGTGTAAATCTTATCCCATTGTTTGACTATTGTGTAAATTATGCATAAGTGCCACCGTCCTGGCTGCAGACAGTGAGCTGCAGTCAGAATCCACCAGTCAGGGCTCAGAGAGCCTCCACACAAATTGGAAGATCCACCAGGAGTGAGTCCTCTCAGTCTGACATGGTATGGGCGCTCACATTGTTCACCTCTGATGATTATCCTCCACAGGTCCATCGCTGTCCCTGCTGTGATACCTGAAAGAGAAAGTCTCCCAGCGGGTTATCAGGTTTTTGTAGCTCTGAAGAAACCTTTCAGATGAGAAGTGAAATGTCCCCAAGCACGTCACGAAAAATCCAGTCTTCACGCAATAGGAACTTTGACTTAATAATGACTGAGACTCTCCAAAGACATGTCTCCACCAGGTGCCTGTTAGAGCAACAGCTGTTTGAAAAGGGGAGACATTAAAACCCATTAGAAAAAACTGCGCCGCTGAGAATTTGTTGTCTCTGACCTAAGATTGtctttaaataaatcacttaGTTAGAAACATGTACAGGTCAGTCATTCACCATGTTCAGTCCACAGCTGTCCACCAGATGTCCCCGAGCATCCATCTTCTAGCTCAGGTTTTGTCACCTGACTCACCCACACCCACCTGTCTCACCTGTCTCACCTGTCTACACACTAATCACACGGCACAGACTTCCACGCAATATCTATGTGGATTTATGTTGCCAGCCATCTTCAACTattctgatttttaaaatgcatcctTTGAAAATATATCATATACATAATGGCACATTGCAGCTTATCAGTGTAGGTACAACACCTGAATACTCACCGACGCACAGCGAAGAGAAAAGCAGAAGACGAGTCTTTAAGCATTTTCTATTCCCTAAAAACTGTAATTTCACTGTTTTTAGCAGATCCCCGTTCTCTGCCCATGCAGGACAGGTCACCTTCGCAGAAGATGACACTCCTCGTCCTCCTGGGATACATCAACATCTACATAGACGAACCTCAGCCTGCTGACGTCCTTTCACTTTAGAATCCATCGGCTGTCGCTAAATATCAGAGGCTGCTAGTGTCCCATTTTCACGTCATCACAATAGGTCATAACTTAATACTACCAGGACAAGGTTAGCATCACCACGGACACCAGGACGCTGTTCCCCACTTTCTAATTACTCCTACCCCCCTTCCACCTCCCCTTATCCACCTCCCATTGCTGACAACTTTACCAGCTTCTTCACTAATAAGCTGGCAGCCTTCAGCTCCCAGTTCTCTCCACCAGATGGACACATCCACCTCCCTTTCAAACCAACAATCCTACTACCTGTTCTCTGAGTCCAATCCCCTCCACTCACCTTCAAGAAGCAGCACCCGCAGTAATAGCAGCAACCTAGGGCTGCCCGCTGCTCCTCCCTAGTGGGATTGGTTGTATGCAGAAGGTGAATTTCATTGTAGCAACATCTAAATGTGTTCAATCACGACAATAAAAGCTTTCATTCCTCCATTTCCAGCCAAGACCCTTGAATGAATCTTTATTTAATGCTCAGATTCCTTTTCTCAAAACAGGGTTGCAAAAGTTGCAGACCAGTCTTTTGTCCTAATCTGTGGTACAGCTCTGGCTTAGATCAGGTCTTACCTATCtggacaaaccttcaaggtatcttgGCAGGGGTTAGTTTCTAACTGTCATGGCATTTCCACcagtgtgccacagggctcagttgtTGGTCCTCATCATTTTTATAACTATACTACTTCTCTGGGTTTCTATAATTCACTCACACTGATTCCTAtcattgttatgctgatgacacacagcttttcttgtcttttccacctgatgactccactgtcttcatgaatttctgcctgtctctgagATCTCGGCTTGGATGAAAGGACAGATGTCCTAGTCTAGTCACCCCGACCAtcaatacagtacaatattaGCATTACGATCTTCAGTGAGTGTCCTCACTAAGCACTGATTTCCAGTAGCCACCTGCATCAAGGTTCTGTCTCTCACCTACAGAAGGGTCGACCCAACGGCACCTTTCTACCTGGGCAGCCTCATCCAtgtctacaatccctcctgtCAACCGCATCTAGTGGTCTCTTCACTGCACTGCATTaatttcttctcatagcactttgaTTTAATGTCTTCTCCTTGATTTAaatttctttgatttttctttttatgtataaaagcatctgccaaattaCTAAATATAAACAACTACTGATATTTAGTTCTGTAAAAGTTAATGACATTCAGCAAGAGCAGGGCACCTAGACAAATCACCTTTTATGGGGcttttagtaaaagtaaaaatctctGTGTTTCAGCTTGTACCTTAAATGCTGCTTTGAATATGATGGTAATGCATGAtgctatgtaaataaaagctatCCAATCAGATCTTGACTTTAAAACCTTTGCACAGTACGTTTACAGAGAAATTTGTTGTAATGACATTTAAGGGAACGTTAATATTGTAAATCCCTATAATCTAAATATTACTGTACTTTTAATAATTCACAGAGTAACATTATGCtgtttaaaaacaatgatttattaCAAGTGTTTTTCAGGTATCATAAAATGACTTGAATAATAAACTGCCAGCTAAACTGCCAGCAAACTCTTCATTCCTTTCCCAGTCTACACATGAGGTCTGACCTTCAAAGCCACACCTTGCTACACCCGTTTCCATgtcacaacatacagtatatcacacGCATATTAATTAATTGGTATCATAAAATGACTTGAATAATAAACTGCCAGCTTGTTTATCTCCAGATTTTgagatcttcttcttcttcctttttattctgtgtttcttctgccaaaatgttTTGTCGTCTGAGAGGGAGAAGCTCAATTAATGTGAGCTTTTCACCCATTCTTCATATCCACAGACATTTATGAATTCAAACTCAGTTGATTCAATACAGTTGGCGTCTGAGTCATAAAGTATGATGCCATAAAGCTTGTTCTGATGCACCACTCCCCCACCAGAGTCATCCTGAAAGAGAATTGCTTGTAATATAATTTTTGTCTCatcatttaaaattctaaattggTAGCATTTTAAAGGACAGGATGATTATCAAGGTTATTAAAGTTAAAGTCAATGCaaacctacttttttttttttgttcgttctgtttttctgttttgcaacTAGTTTCCCAAACTCTTCATTCCTTTCCCAGTCTACACATGAGGTCTGACCTTCAAAGCCACACCTTGCTACACCCGTTTCCATgtcacaacatacagtatatcacacGCATATTAATTAATTGGTATCATAAAATGACTTGAATAATAAACTGCCAGCTTGTTTATCTCCAGATTTTgagatcttcttcttcttcctttttattctgtgtttcttctgccaaaatgttTTGTCGTCTGAGAGGGAGAAGCTCAATTAATGTGAGCTTTTCACCCATTCTTCATATCCACAGACATTTATGAATTCAAACTCAGTTGATTCAATACAGTTGGCGTCTGAGTCATAAAGTATGATGCCATAAAGCTTGTTCTGATGCACCACTCCCCCACCAGAGTCATCCTGAAAGAGAATTGCTTGTAATATAATTTTTGTCTCatcatttaaaattctaaattggTAGCATTTTAAAGGACAGGATGATTATCAAGGTTATTAAAGTTAAAGTCAATGCAAACCTACTTTACACATTTGGACTTTCTCAGTTTTGGCACAGATCCAATATTTATCGTGATCATGATTGTCATGGTGATGATGGTGGTCATCGTGATCGTGATCGTCatggtgatgatggtggtgatCGTGATCGTCATGGTGATGATGGTGGTCATTGTGATCGTCatggtgatgatggtggtgatCGTGATCGAGATCGTCCTGGTGATGATGGTGGTCATTATGATCGTGATCATCatggtgatgatggtggtgatCGTGATCATCatggtgatgatggtggtgatCGTGATCGTGATCGTGATCATCATGGTGATGATGGTGGTCATAGTGATCATGATCGTCATGGTGATGATGGTGGTCATTGTGATCATGATGGTCATGGTGATGGTGAAGGTGTGAGTTGATCTCCTTGCAGTTGACAACACTCATTTGCAGAGTTTCTGATGCATAAGGTGTTTGGGGAGAAATGGAGGACATACAGGAaacagtttatgttttaaaaacattgtaaccCTCATTAAATACCATTAAATCCTAGTTCAAttaattagtcttttttttttttgttcgttctgtttttctgttttgcaacTAGTTTCCCAAACTCTTCATTCCTTTCCCAGTCTACACATGAGGTCTGACCTTCAAAGCCACACCTTGCTACACCCGTTTCCATgtcacaacatacagtatatcacacGCATATTAATTAATTGGTTAAAGAACCATTGACATTTAAGTCAAAATGAGagtttttttgtctattttactAGCATTACAATATTCTGCAAATTTGGTCGAAATGGTCGAAAATGCATCATAATCAAATAATCCAAAATGATCTCACGTTGATGGTTTCTGGACGCGGATTTGTAAACCGTGATTTGACTCGCATTTCTGAAAAACAAGATAAATTTCACATCATTCAGACAAAAGTTAATTTGCTAAGCTTAACATTGACACACGTCACATTATAAATGCTTCCCTGGTCGTATTGAGGGAGGCACTGATCTTTTAAACCTGGATAGAATCATTCTAcgacacattaaaaaaattctattgAAAAACTGCTAGAAAATAGAATCTCTGGTGCTTATTTGATGTCTGCACAGGATTATAACCCTTTCTATTAGCTTTTGAAATTTGGGAAGGGGGCATATCCACCGGTCCCCCCTAACGATTACACtctaaatttcatttcagtggGATAATTTCAACAGCTATAGTCTGgctctttaaaacaaacatgttcaAACATAACAACTCACGGGTTAAGAGGAGTTTTACAGTCCCCCAAAGATATGGGATCAATGTTTGCGGCAGTAGGTAGCGTTAGTATCATGATGGATTCATGGATCTTTAGTTGTTCTCTGATTTGTACTTCTTTTCCACCTAAAACTGCATACATGGTCCTACAAATGGAGAAAGTGTTATTATTTGCAATGTTAAGAGGGGAAATCATCTGTATTGATTTTGCATTAGATAACAGCTGTATTTTGAAAGCAGGAATAATTTGCAATATCAGCAGGGAAACGTTCTCACCGTCCTTCCTGCCAGCAGCGAGCTACTGTAAGAATGTCTTTGTCACTAATCAAAGAGCCACCACAGACAATCTCCTGTTGACTATTAGCACCTCTCGCGATCAATTTCACGTGGGGCATCTGCTTCCGTTCTTCACAGTGCAACACCgtgacacctgaaagggaaagTAATTCCTCTACTCGGTCACGTTCAATACAGTCCAACATGTTGTACATTTTCAGGAAAAATCCAATGTATATGTAGAATATACAAAATGCATATTTGTCTTTGGGCAAATTAAAGGTTTAgattatgaataaatataatgtaaatacagtaagaagcTAAAATAGACACGCaagtaaaagagaaacagaaaaacgcAATCTCTCTTGCAGCTTGAAGTATAATTGACCAAGTAATAAAACAGATACATATTGATTGCAGAAAGTGACAAGAGAAACAACAGCGTTCGCAACTGTACATTTTAGTGCACGAGAGGTGAttactcacagacacacagcaaaaGGAGGGAAAGAGTCAGACGACACATTGTTGTCCAGCGGTGACGGAGACAGTGCGACAATGGCGcctttttaaaccttttcacACACGGCTTTGGATCGACCTTTACTTTGTGAGGGTTTGCTGGATGGGGAGGTGGAGAGGTGTGCACATTTATGCAAAGTTTGGGAAACACTTCATAACCCGTGACTTTGTCTTTCGTCAAATTAACAGAACGTTACACTTAGAAAGTCTACAGGCAGCTTTATGGTGATCCTCAATGACATAATCCATAATTTTAACCACCACAGCAAAATGTCTAATCCCAGCTCTGACCCTTACCTACATCCAGTTAGAACCTAAATCTAACCCTCAAATCGCATTTAATGTTTGTCAGAAAAGGAGTAATGACCTGTTCTGTGACATTTTGTagcagatttaaaaaagtaCCCACTTGACGTTGACGTAATTTGATTCATCAAAATTGAAAACCACTTTGTACAGTCCTCAAGgtcaaaatacaacaaaatatgaTTAATATCATCATCTGTGGCTCCCCAAACCAGCagaaataatgataataattttcTATCATCTACGTTTTATTTATATCCATAACCTgtattgtgttcattttgtcagACAACATGAAATAATTTTATCTTCAGCTTATTAACAATGTTTGCTGAAGTTTGCAACTGGTGTCTTCACACAGCACATCATTAGaatattaaagaaaactgtGTAAGCTGGAAcgtattaaattttaaataaaattatatggTTATGCAGTGTATTAATTAACTATTCAAAAACACCAATAACAATATAGTATACGTTTAGACAGTGTACTATAGTCTTCACTGTAGCGTCCgcttttttaaatatctctCTTCGTACAAAGCGTTTAACATGATGCTATCGTGATGAAATGTTCTCAGGAAGAAATGTTCCTCTGGATCATATCTGCTCAATAGTAAAAACTGACCTTATCAAAACAAATGAGCTTAGGTGCCAGTGTGCACGGCAGCAGTAAAACCTGACTTGAATCCATCAATCCACGCAGCCCAGGGCTTAAGTTACACTTTTCCTTTTAGGGTCTCATTCCTGGACTTTACAGCCCCTTTACGACAAGTGTCTTCAGTGCTCAGTAGAGCAGCATGACCTGCTGTCTAGTCTGTTTCCGTGTAGGCACAAGTTGCCCCTGTTTTTTAGTCTTAAGTGTTTGGTTTGGTTGTTGCACTGGGTTTAGTGTCTGTTGTCGTGTTTACACGTGTGTTTGTTAGATTGTGGTTCTGCTTAGTCCCTGAATGTGAGCACTCTTAGTTTAGGGTTTGCCCCTCACCCTGGAGCTGTGGACCACTTTTGGTTTCTTAGTGGCAGAGCTGAAAGCTctcgtcatactttggcgtagAAGCTTTTAACGCTTAAACTGGTCcagaccctttcaactttttgtgTGTTCGTCAGCTTCtctgtatcttttatactttttgaataatcacagttttagttttaggaaCCTTTTGGGGCTTTTTCAACTTCTCCATTAGTCTGTATTgtggaatgttggagcagctaacTGTTCAGATTCCACTCTTAACAggcttttttccttcttttccttctttccttcagtcaactttaatcttacatgaataaactatacatcaaaacgtaggtatttttttcttctttcagtaaatgtaactcccATAGTGACGGGACTTACGGTTCTTTCTGTAAGTTTCCTGAAGCGGAGAGAGTGCcgtcccattggagcccattataacagagcagttagcatttaaatgctaaaacgagtttgtggtaaagtctcccaacaccggacacacacacacacacacacacacacacaacaactacaacacacacgtacaggaaacacacaacctttttcagtttttcagtattaaaatggttccttaatttctaattatttacttctttttttctttacactttaattgtcgactttttactttgcttcttttaactttgaatatttaccttttctttcttttcttttgtttcttactacttcttttaacttttattatttcaacatgTTGTTTCAACTTATTTATTTCTACCTTTTTTCTTTACGCTGTTAATtgtaactttttactttgcttcttcctttgtttgttttcactttaaatatcaactttttacttatttacttcttcctttgttactttctactttttttcttttgtgaattcAACTTTTgctggacttttgttttgtttttttttctcttattgtcatcttctttctttctgcttttgtttgtatttatctctcttcagcttCTTGGATCTTTTCAAAGCCTTCGAGTTTGGCTCCGCATTTGCGGCTTCGATTGTGCGaacgcctctgctctctgcATCTTCCTGGCAGTCGGCGTCTACAGGGcaacttaacagctctcccacgtaatttcctcgGAAactgccttttctagttattattattattattccctCATCTAGATCATTGGTTTGCTTCATTGTATCAGTTTCcttattttatcattattgtttttacaattacGATTCTCCACAGATGTGCTAGACAGTTTCCCTGCGTTGAATTTTATGGATGTAGTCTTTATTGCAGGGACAGAGTTCAGGATCTCCATCTCATCTTCATCTCATCATGCTGCTGGAAGTTGGGGAGGGGGTGTAATTTAAGAATGAACGCTATAGACTGAGTGTCACTCAGTCTTAAACCTGTTCtttcagctgcattttgtaccTCACCTTTCATTATTTAAGATATATGTGAAACTTTGCTTTGGtgtaaaaatcaaagtaaatatGATGTATAACCAAATAAGCGTCTGTCAGTCTGAGCAGATTTTAAATCATGACTTATGGCTCATCTGGCACTAGTTTTCTTCACTTCAACAGTTCTGTTTCTGGACATTTAGGAGACTGAGGCAAGAggtttcaattgtttttttgttttttttttcatttaataagtATGAAGAAAAGTATCAGAAATGTGTCCAGAATTGGGCAAAATTCAACAACAACAGTGATTTCTGTCTGTCAAAAGCCACACATGAGAACATGAGACGGAAGGGGAGCTATGACAATCACTCTTCAgtcatgtttattttacaggaatttaaaaattaaatggttTTATATATCACGTGCTTAACTTCCATTGTCAAATTTGgaatttaaaagtttttcaATTACATTTTGCAGGTAACGTAAACTGCAGTTTGTTATGAGTATCACCCGTGCTCACCTGTAATCATTTGAAACCTCATATTTAATGGGTTAGGGTTATAAAAAACATTAGTCAGTTTACAGTATTCATTCTTTGGTCAGGGGTTTGCAACAGTTTGATGAATCCAGATTAAGTATTCTTGTTGACAGATTTTAATAAATCCACTTCCATCAACACATGCCTGTGTAGgatttccaaaggaaatgaCACCATAAATCCTATCGTTGAACACCACTGCCCCTCCAGAGTCACcctgtaaaaggaaaaatatatattcttaaTATATCTGAGTGTAAATACAACCAGTTTAAAACATGTACACAAAGTTAGGTGAAGACCAGTGTAGTCTTCAGCGTCCATTAGTTTTTTAGTTCCTTAGCTTAAAGATGttttcactgatattgaacttgcttcttttggttctagtttggatagtaaatataaatgaatacctgaataaatgaaaataacttccctctgacttccctacattaaaatatctctctacatctagctgaaaaactcatgGCTTCAGTCAACCTTCAGTGAACCTCCAGtccagattatgtcatcttgttgctcatactatggagtttgtaatcagggTTAACcttcttttccagagctcctccagatgacatcatctgaactcctaataatgGAAAATTTCtcctggtgatgtcatctggtggagttttattaatgtacatttagaacctaaactaaagctacagagcgcaagttgaaaattgctgaagttgccctttaaacaCCTCTGCCCAATAACAAATCACATCACAACAGCTAACACACAGGGTGAAATAGAAGCTCACTGCCcaaaaggccttttttttttgcaaaatgttcCTAAacgaataaaatattaaaaacgtGCAACAAGAGCTAATTTTCCCTTTTCCCTTTCCCAGGTTTACAACTTGTGGTCAAACTTATACATTCTTTCAGTCAATAtacaatggagaaaaaaataccaaaaaaatcTATCAATACCCCAAAATCCCCTGCTGATTTTATTAGGGGTAGCAAACCCTGCTGCACTCTGCACCTGCACCTTTTTGAGACGGCctgttgaaatactgtaaaaaagagTAAGAAAGTTTTGACAAATTCTGATTTCATACATAATTTTGAAAGTAATTTCTATCAACTGGGAACGTGTGTTTACCTTTTGTTTGACAGGgttaatacaaaaaaagttgTGCTTCCCTAAAGGACATGTCTTTTACCAGTtttgaaagaacaaacaaaccaagGGAAAATTGTTAACACATTTGCAGGACAAGACTTCTGCAGTACTAAGAAAGTGATGAAGATCAAGTGGATCCCAGTTTCATGAAACTCATCTTAGCAATTGAGAAAACACACCCAACTGTCTTTGACATGTAAGACCCACAGTGATTAGACTAGATTAGAACGTCAGACACTCAATATGGCAGGtagatttcattttttcattcttcCCATATTGTTCTAACACAGACAAGCTTAACACTTTAACTtctagtgtaaaaaaaaaaaagaaacttacaGATGGAAATatccaaaatcaaaacaaagacttgaaaattttacattttttccagtCCCTCCTGTCAGTCAGGCCACAGATTTTCTTCCACATAATGCTTTTCCCTCGTCTGTGATGTAGACTTGCACATAGCAATGCAGAGCAACATCAAGAATTGATTGCGGATTGAAGAATTTGATTTTGCATAAGGGTTTGGGCACATATAAATTAAAGATTCATAATTTTGCAAGTAATTTTTATAAGCTGGGAACATGTGTATTCCTTTTTTTGACACAGTCAATTCCATAACATTTTGGTTCATTGACACTTGTGTGTCATTATAAAAATGgtggaaacattttttgaaacaaTAGAAAAGCAGAAGTGTTTAAGCTAATGCGAAAAACTGCAGTttctggtgacctgtccagcaTGTACCTACCTCCACAACCCTTAACACGATAAACAGTAAGTCATAATAAGAGGAGAACTAAGACTGAGGGCAATAACATGTGGTggaattttcatttttcatacaaTCTTTTTATAATCAGGCAATGGAGATAGAGATTTGGCTGTTTTATATGGGTGACAGTGATTTTGAAATCAATCTGTAGTTCTCCGTAATATTTCTATCTAGAAACCAAATTAGTCCAAGAACTCATGTTCTGTGATAAATATGATCCAAAAGATAGTCATGAACTTTTGGTGAAGAGTATAGAGCATGGTGTGCTGGACAAGTatcataaaatagaaaaacatctAATTAAGATGTCTTGTATTCAATATAATGTTAGCAATAGCAACTTACCTTGCATACATCCACTGTTAAGCTGTGCCCACAGAATATAGACTGATAATGAAAGTAGTTCCAATCCTGCACATGGGTATTCCTCAAATTGTTTAGAAGATTTGTACAGGGAACAACATCAAGGTCTCCACAATGAAGAGATGCTGTCTGACCAGGTACTAGGGAAGATTTGAAGATTAGATTTGAAATACATACTTACTCTACTTTAGgggtttttaaaatcaaaagggtatatatatttataaaattgtCATCAAGAATCTCACATCTTTGATTAATAAAGCCTGCAGTTGTGGAACCGTGACCGGCAACATAAACTTTATCCCCCctggaaaatgagaaaaaataacattataacaacattttttataCACGTATTTCTTTCTTATGTTCAcatgaaaacagatgaaaagaaGTAAAATGTTCAGCAGATAATTTTAATCTCTCTCTTCCCCAGTGTTTCAAATATCTAAAGAGCTGGGTTAAAGACCAACATGAGTCAGGACTCCCCTATCATCCTcagcaaaatgattaaaatagaGTCTCTGGCATCTCCAAATAGTataatgtcaaaaatgtattgattgATTGCGCTGATAATTACTGAGAAGAGTTATACAGTGGAAAAATGAACATCCTAAAAGACTCACAATACATACAAGTGCAAAAACAGGTTTAATATCTTACAAAATACTCATTACTCTCCATCTCAAGGCAGGATGCAACTTCATATTCTGTGCAAGTGACCCTCACATGACCTCTATATCATAACAATCAGTCCTACCATAATAGATTGAGAACataggaaaaaaatcaaaaaggtTTTTGACACATGAGTGTTGGT
Encoded here:
- the LOC137124636 gene encoding serine protease 1-like, which gives rise to MEHGASVVALWTIYAVVGVHPGPGQRVEILSEPRIYRDTNNNVHDIMLLKLPYPTNIQSAIAPDCAHLPQLGDKVYVAGHGSTTAGFINQRLPGQTASLHCGDLDVVPCTNLLNNLRNTHVQDWNYFHYQSIFCGHSLTVDVCKGDSGGAVVFNDRIYGVISFGNPTQACVDGSGFIKICQQEYLIWIHQTVANP